From Candidatus Eisenbacteria bacterium, a single genomic window includes:
- a CDS encoding alpha/beta hydrolase, translating into MKEGRLEVNGLSYYYQVEGRGEPLLLLHGGLGQIEMFGPVLEALAGRREAIAVDLHGHGRTSLGDREISAVDMGDDMAAILERLGHRSVDVLGYSLGGAVAFRLAAQHPAMVRRLALVSAGYAQDGFFPEMLPQQAAVGAAMAPAMKDTPMYKSYVAVAPRPDDFPELLDRIGTYMRKPYDWSADVAKLTMPVLLVFGDSDMFRPEHVVRFYQLLGGGLKDAGWNREHMPRNHLAILPNLTHYEIFLAPELITTVMPFLNGEQRSRTWNEQVDAEVRR; encoded by the coding sequence ATGAAAGAGGGACGCCTCGAGGTCAACGGCCTGAGCTACTACTACCAGGTCGAAGGCCGCGGCGAGCCACTCCTCCTGCTCCACGGCGGATTGGGCCAGATCGAGATGTTCGGGCCCGTGCTCGAAGCTCTGGCCGGGAGGCGGGAAGCGATCGCCGTGGACCTGCACGGCCATGGCCGCACCTCACTCGGCGATCGCGAGATCAGCGCCGTGGACATGGGCGACGACATGGCCGCGATCCTGGAGAGACTCGGCCACCGCAGTGTCGACGTGCTCGGCTACTCGCTGGGCGGCGCCGTCGCCTTCCGCCTGGCGGCCCAGCACCCCGCGATGGTGCGTCGGCTGGCGCTGGTCTCCGCGGGTTACGCGCAGGATGGCTTCTTTCCGGAGATGCTTCCGCAGCAAGCGGCGGTCGGCGCGGCGATGGCCCCCGCGATGAAGGACACGCCGATGTACAAGTCGTACGTCGCGGTCGCCCCGCGGCCGGATGATTTTCCGGAGCTCCTCGACCGGATCGGCACCTACATGCGCAAGCCCTATGACTGGTCGGCGGACGTGGCGAAGCTGACCATGCCCGTCCTGCTGGTCTTTGGCGACAGCGACATGTTCCGGCCCGAGCACGTCGTACGGTTCTACCAGCTGCTCGGAGGCGGACTGAAGGATGCCGGCTGGAACCGCGAGCACATGCCCAGGAACCACCTCGCGATCCTGCCCAACCTCACTCACTACGAGATCTTCCTGGCTCCCGAGCTGATCACCACCGTGATGCCTTTCTTGAACGGTGAGCAGCGCTCCAGAACCTGGAATGAGCAGGTGGACGCCGAAGTACGCCGGTAG
- a CDS encoding FAD:protein FMN transferase: protein MTRRRLSSFPRLRPFPRLGTPRFRLLRPVLRAGGRLLRFLFRSQILPIFLGLSALGFFVGAQTRPAPGSFPWGELFDQLQVASYRDAPGDTSSRFVVELCAGGRVFSQYDVERREFLPPPRGRSYSQTITGTRYEPLRVRGHVGTGFWLDVPSRRSLLPDQYDELYRRTLDFVRPVSKITAVLGVLSGYSVGYRLGTWNGSLSSRAVQQRVLDTPDIGRLIAREAWRRVLLEPVVMTGEQDASRFVSVASTHRLYANFFRLALNDGDGFIPREAARLEAHGHGFEARTMRAFAAAVERASQDTVHVTNADFEAVERWATLLDRRGHWIEGAIPPPGEERIKLMGALAWYGLAPPGQNVDRVWVGPRMLVRVGDAEGFVADEIPGTGAGCPISWRPRLREENGRATAMVSAWLADRPEFSALAVFGRRLAERLRDASAPPMAPGLAPAIETAGGHGPGADAAFAVRAPIVVQQTEDRPRQAYEFRIPATGGEASLQIVAADSSQAMSLARAARSVMERQEGFVDAPSTGAPPAMGDVDAALQSLSGHRMTSGRRADETRDTLRAHGVRNALIELPGAALALGVSPGGEPWSAGLPDPRGRMPVIARLRLAAGQALASSSRQDPAKGLIGVVVVAGDGRSAALWSATLISLDPGEARAKAKQQPGIAVALIEAGVDGPDVIWVEVGLEDRLVVGGQAQGLFKVVTF from the coding sequence GTGACGAGACGCAGACTGAGCTCATTTCCAAGGCTGCGGCCGTTCCCTCGGCTCGGGACCCCCCGGTTCCGGCTCTTGCGCCCGGTGCTGCGCGCCGGGGGGCGGCTCCTGCGCTTCCTCTTCAGGAGCCAGATCCTCCCCATCTTTCTCGGGCTGTCGGCGCTCGGATTCTTCGTCGGCGCGCAAACCCGCCCCGCGCCCGGCAGCTTTCCGTGGGGCGAGCTCTTCGATCAGCTCCAGGTCGCGTCGTATCGCGATGCACCCGGCGACACCTCGAGCCGGTTCGTGGTCGAGCTGTGCGCCGGAGGCCGAGTGTTCAGCCAGTACGACGTGGAGCGCCGTGAGTTCCTGCCGCCGCCGCGCGGGCGTTCGTATTCGCAAACCATCACCGGCACCCGTTACGAGCCGCTGCGAGTTCGTGGCCACGTGGGGACGGGTTTCTGGCTCGACGTTCCCTCGCGTCGCTCGCTGCTCCCCGACCAGTACGACGAGCTCTATCGTCGCACGCTCGATTTCGTGAGGCCGGTCTCCAAGATCACCGCCGTGCTCGGTGTGCTCTCCGGATACTCGGTCGGGTATCGCCTCGGCACCTGGAACGGGTCGCTGAGCAGCCGTGCGGTTCAGCAGCGGGTGCTCGACACGCCCGACATCGGACGCCTGATCGCGCGCGAAGCCTGGCGGCGCGTGCTGCTCGAGCCCGTGGTCATGACCGGCGAGCAGGACGCCTCGCGATTCGTGTCGGTGGCCAGCACGCACCGCCTGTACGCCAATTTCTTCCGTCTGGCGCTGAACGACGGGGACGGCTTCATCCCCCGCGAAGCGGCGCGTCTGGAAGCGCATGGACACGGCTTCGAAGCGCGGACGATGCGCGCGTTCGCCGCCGCGGTCGAGCGCGCGTCGCAGGACACCGTGCACGTGACCAACGCCGACTTCGAGGCGGTCGAGCGCTGGGCCACGCTGCTCGACCGCCGTGGTCACTGGATCGAAGGCGCCATTCCGCCGCCGGGGGAAGAGCGCATCAAGCTGATGGGTGCGTTGGCCTGGTACGGGCTCGCGCCTCCCGGGCAGAACGTGGACCGTGTCTGGGTGGGGCCGAGAATGCTGGTGCGGGTCGGCGATGCGGAAGGCTTCGTGGCCGACGAGATCCCGGGCACCGGCGCCGGATGTCCGATCTCTTGGCGGCCGCGCCTGCGAGAGGAGAACGGGAGGGCGACCGCGATGGTCAGCGCGTGGCTCGCGGATCGGCCCGAGTTCTCGGCGCTGGCCGTATTCGGCCGCCGGCTCGCCGAGCGGCTGCGCGACGCCTCGGCGCCACCCATGGCCCCAGGTCTTGCGCCGGCGATCGAGACCGCGGGAGGGCACGGGCCCGGCGCGGACGCGGCGTTCGCGGTCCGTGCACCGATCGTCGTGCAACAGACCGAGGACCGGCCGAGGCAGGCCTACGAATTCAGGATCCCGGCCACCGGAGGTGAAGCGAGCCTCCAGATCGTGGCGGCGGACTCGTCTCAAGCCATGTCGCTGGCTCGAGCGGCACGCTCCGTGATGGAGCGACAGGAGGGGTTCGTGGATGCGCCGTCCACCGGCGCGCCGCCGGCCATGGGCGACGTCGATGCCGCATTGCAGTCGTTGAGCGGCCATCGGATGACCTCGGGACGGAGGGCGGACGAGACGAGAGACACGCTCCGCGCGCACGGCGTGCGCAATGCGTTGATCGAGCTGCCGGGCGCCGCGCTCGCGCTTGGCGTCTCGCCCGGCGGCGAGCCATGGAGCGCCGGACTTCCCGATCCGCGGGGGCGCATGCCGGTGATCGCTCGCCTGCGCCTCGCCGCCGGCCAGGCGCTCGCGAGCTCATCGCGGCAGGACCCCGCCAAGGGGCTGATCGGAGTCGTGGTCGTGGCGGGCGACGGACGCTCGGCCGCGCTGTGGAGCGCCACCCTGATCTCCCTCGATCCTGGAGAGGCGCGAGCGAAGGCCAAGCAGCAGCCCGGGATCGCCGTGGCGCTCATCGAGGCCGGCGTCGATGGCCCGGACGTGATCTGGGTCGAGGTGGGGCTGGAGGATCGACTGGTGGTCGGCGGTCAGGCGCAGGGGCTGTTCAAGGTCGTCACCTTCTAG
- a CDS encoding T9SS type A sorting domain-containing protein has product MPISHGLGSLMRASSRLELLLFSLAGAAIATVPIARADEPRLLSTCTNCWPLSGAHAGSFMAPDGSEGMYVVWMDGNLRWRLQRLRPDLSVPGPWPANGLTLPTERLATRIFPGLAGDGAGGVYVTWVEQAANGDMSAWLLRIRGDGRPAKGWPEGGVRVASPSPLVMYPSVARLGKGAAVGWLEGRDGVARIRLAGFDARGRTLSRWPADGLTLAESQQFGDAVILASDDRGGVFAAWTEMRDRLSDLKIAYASASGVQSWTAASEAVPVHGILFDRHPEIVADGQGNAICVWLDERSQDRSVPKDLMDVFGQRIGPTGRETWTPADRGSHPIAAGHWYQMDPHAAGDGRGGAFVSWNESTPDMKSGRVVHLDAAGRPLSGWPAKGCSLGVEVVSVMPDLEGGVIVLSIEDSGLRLRRLEAKWHPGLGPIQPVAFGPVGKGTNVRIAADGNGGAFIAWEERNMAQTSASGLGAFNSQVWVQHVNFETRVASPVVPLPTDPLPLVFSVRPIAPNPAVSRCRIAFDLQRQERVDIEVFDVAGRRVARVADDRLFEAGSQSMDWDLVDRRGSRIPPGLYLVRVTAGKNQAVARLTVTR; this is encoded by the coding sequence GTGCCGATCAGTCATGGACTGGGGTCCCTCATGCGCGCCTCGTCACGGCTGGAGCTCCTGCTCTTCTCGCTCGCCGGTGCCGCGATCGCCACGGTTCCGATCGCCCGCGCCGACGAGCCTCGGCTCCTTTCCACCTGCACCAACTGCTGGCCCCTGAGCGGCGCGCACGCCGGCTCTTTCATGGCGCCCGATGGCTCGGAAGGGATGTACGTGGTCTGGATGGACGGTAATCTTCGGTGGAGGCTCCAGCGTCTCCGTCCCGACCTCTCGGTTCCAGGACCGTGGCCAGCGAACGGCCTCACGCTTCCCACGGAGCGGCTCGCCACCCGGATCTTTCCCGGGCTCGCTGGAGACGGCGCCGGAGGCGTCTACGTCACCTGGGTGGAGCAGGCGGCCAACGGTGACATGAGCGCGTGGCTTCTCCGCATTCGCGGCGATGGCCGGCCGGCGAAAGGCTGGCCCGAAGGCGGAGTCCGCGTCGCAAGCCCCAGCCCCTTGGTGATGTATCCGAGCGTCGCCCGGTTGGGGAAGGGCGCGGCGGTGGGCTGGCTCGAGGGTCGAGACGGGGTGGCGCGAATTCGCCTTGCCGGCTTCGATGCCCGTGGGCGGACCCTCTCGCGCTGGCCGGCGGATGGGCTCACCCTGGCCGAATCGCAGCAATTCGGCGACGCCGTGATTCTCGCGAGCGATGATCGCGGCGGCGTATTCGCGGCGTGGACCGAGATGCGTGACCGATTGTCGGACCTCAAGATCGCGTACGCCTCGGCGTCCGGCGTGCAGTCGTGGACCGCGGCTTCCGAGGCCGTTCCGGTTCACGGCATCCTTTTCGATCGCCATCCGGAAATCGTTGCCGATGGACAGGGAAACGCGATCTGCGTCTGGTTGGACGAGCGGAGCCAGGACCGATCTGTGCCCAAGGATCTGATGGATGTGTTCGGACAACGCATCGGTCCCACCGGTCGCGAAACATGGACGCCCGCGGATCGAGGAAGTCACCCCATCGCGGCGGGTCACTGGTATCAGATGGATCCTCACGCCGCGGGCGACGGCAGAGGAGGCGCCTTCGTTTCATGGAACGAATCCACGCCCGATATGAAATCGGGCCGAGTCGTTCATCTGGACGCCGCAGGGCGTCCCCTCTCCGGCTGGCCGGCGAAGGGTTGCTCCTTGGGCGTCGAGGTCGTCAGCGTGATGCCGGATCTCGAAGGCGGCGTGATCGTCCTTTCGATCGAAGATTCGGGGCTTCGGCTACGACGGCTCGAGGCGAAGTGGCATCCCGGCCTCGGGCCCATCCAGCCCGTCGCTTTCGGACCGGTGGGGAAAGGAACCAATGTCCGGATCGCCGCGGACGGCAACGGTGGAGCGTTCATCGCCTGGGAAGAGCGAAACATGGCTCAGACGTCCGCATCCGGCTTGGGCGCGTTCAACTCCCAGGTTTGGGTGCAGCACGTGAACTTCGAAACCCGGGTCGCTTCTCCCGTCGTTCCCCTTCCGACCGATCCGTTGCCGCTCGTCTTCTCGGTGCGTCCCATCGCGCCCAATCCGGCCGTCAGCCGATGCCGGATCGCGTTCGATCTCCAGCGTCAGGAGCGGGTCGACATCGAAGTGTTCGACGTCGCGGGGCGCCGGGTCGCACGGGTTGCGGACGATCGCCTCTTCGAGGCGGGATCGCAGTCGATGGACTGGGATCTGGTCGATCGCCGCGGGTCTCGCATTCCTCCCGGGCTCTATCTGGTGCGCGTGACGGCGGGGAAGAATCAGGCCGTCGCGCGACTCACGGTCACTCGCTAG